The DNA region ACCGGTGGTCGCGGGGCGGCAGTCGATCTCGGCGAGGACGGCGACGACGGAGTGGTATTCGGGGTGGATCGCGATGCCCTGCGCGGTGCCGGGCGCCATCCTCCGTCCCCAGTCGCCGAGTTCGGCGACCTTGTCGAGCACGGCGCGGGCCCGCTCGTCCTTGAGGAAGCGGCGGCGGAAGGCGAGCGGGTCGAGGCCCATGCGCTCGGCGAGTTCGTCGACGACCAGCTCCTGGGCGGTGCGCACGTTGGGCGAGTAGATGTTGCGCATGGAGCCGGTGTTGAAGCCGTGGTCGACCTCGTTGAGGAGCTGGGTGGTCACTCCGAAGTGGTAGGGGCTGGTCTGGGTGAGCTGGAACATCGTCTCGGAGAAGGTGAGGTTCGCGACCGGCAGTTTGGCCGCCTCCGAGGTGATGATCTCGCCGACGCCGTGCCCGAAGTCGGTGGCGACGGAGGTGTGTCGCTGCTCGTACGTGAGGACCTCGCCGAGCGCGTACGTGGCGCGCACCCGGGAGGTCGCCATCGGGTGCGTACGGCCCTGCCGGAAGTCGTCGGTGCGGTGCCACATCAGGCGCACGGGCTTGCCCATGGCCTTCGAGATCTCGGCGGCCTCGCCGGCGGCGTCGTGGAACAGCTTGCGGCCGAACGAGCCGCCGCCCTCGGTGACATGGACCTTGACGGCGCTCACCGGCAGGCCGAGCTGCAGGGCGATCTTCTCCTGGGCGACGATCGGCGACTTGAGGCTGGCCCAGATCTCGGCGGAGCCGGGGCGCACGTCGGCGACGGCGCAGTTGGTCTCCAGGGCGCCGTTGCTGGCGAAGGCGAAGGTGAAGCGGACGTCGACCGACTTGGTGAGCAGGTCGAGCGGCGGGACGACGAGGGGGAGTTCGGCGCGGCGCAGCTTCTCCAGGACGGTCGCGTCGGAGGCGCCCTCGGCGGTGCCGGGGCCCCAGGTGACCTTGAGGGCGCGGACGGCGTCGATGCACTGGCCGAAGGTGCGGCCGCGGACGGCGACTCCGGTGGACACGACGGCGACGTCGGTGATGCCGGGCAGGGCGGCGACCTCGGCCGCGTTCTCGACGGAGCGGACGGTGCCGTTGATCGTCGGCGGGCGGCAGACCATCGTCGGCAGGGCGCCGGGGACCTGCACGTCCATGGCGAACTTCTTCCGCCCGGTGACCGCTTCGAGCGCGTCGACGCGCCGCTGTGCGGTGCCGATCACCGTGAAGTCGTCCGCTTCCTTGAGCGTGACGGTGACCTGAGTGTGCGTCAGGGCGGCGGCCTTGACGGCGAGTTCGCCGTAGGCGAGGACCGCTCCGGCGGCGGAGGTGATGACGCCGGCCTTGGCGGTGAGGGTGGAGACGGCCTCGCCGAGCTCCAGGGCGGCGGCGCGCAGCAGCCGGCCGCGGGCGACGGCGGCGGCGACGCGGACCGGGGTGAAGGTGGAGACGGTGGTGTTGGAGCCGCCGGTGAGCTGGTTGAAGAGCA from Streptomyces fradiae includes:
- a CDS encoding molybdopterin cofactor-binding domain-containing protein, yielding MAEQDRSPQPGPDDAPPPRAGLARRRFLGYVLAAPTLTVAARIGADALAPTPAAAAVPGAAPAVIPSLPGPAEILDLNDLLTAAALPTANLITIRLDPDGTAHFALPRAEVGQGITTSTAMIIAEELDLPLDRIKVTLADARPELLFNQLTGGSNTTVSTFTPVRVAAAVARGRLLRAAALELGEAVSTLTAKAGVITSAAGAVLAYGELAVKAAALTHTQVTVTLKEADDFTVIGTAQRRVDALEAVTGRKKFAMDVQVPGALPTMVCRPPTINGTVRSVENAAEVAALPGITDVAVVSTGVAVRGRTFGQCIDAVRALKVTWGPGTAEGASDATVLEKLRRAELPLVVPPLDLLTKSVDVRFTFAFASNGALETNCAVADVRPGSAEIWASLKSPIVAQEKIALQLGLPVSAVKVHVTEGGGSFGRKLFHDAAGEAAEISKAMGKPVRLMWHRTDDFRQGRTHPMATSRVRATYALGEVLTYEQRHTSVATDFGHGVGEIITSEAAKLPVANLTFSETMFQLTQTSPYHFGVTTQLLNEVDHGFNTGSMRNIYSPNVRTAQELVVDELAERMGLDPLAFRRRFLKDERARAVLDKVAELGDWGRRMAPGTAQGIAIHPEYHSVVAVLAEIDCRPATTGRQIPNAYTGPRVTKVVCAVDVGLAVNPRGLEAQMMGGISDGIAITLSSGLHLKDGHFQESSWDNYFYTRQWNTPPELRIVVMPSTGDQPGGAGELAVAASAAAVACAYGRATGTMPTSFPLNHTAPLPFTPTPTVPPIPAAPTDGRDHTL